A window of Bos taurus isolate L1 Dominette 01449 registration number 42190680 breed Hereford chromosome 8, ARS-UCD2.0, whole genome shotgun sequence contains these coding sequences:
- the LOC112447830 gene encoding spermatogenesis-associated protein 31A3-like, translated as MPLLAPLTKHHLPLASIISPGPTTSSVSVHSHTSLSTSQPFISPDILSSPQVALSSPPPYPPDSEACPLTASSAPPLLDSILTLTQRDSSMALPLGPAPQSLFPHPPWSASLIPAISGLGHSHCPVSALSWWQAAAKALYLSTSSEYKSQKKHLSHNPEGASFWIGPTDRQVEASSPSLLSSHEQKLLDIQVTKRVEIKIWKEKEKDESHLKQMSQDCHLNSLRNMLESLHAEQDTTTPQPFWSTKDKPGQLPGPQQFSYPKVLGNKLQQKYNQLFWGLPSLHSESLVATVSIPETSSVPQSPFLFNKISHACPVQMQAKIPPLLSQFQPLSHLEFQSRPFIPTIPQFQPPPLARIQTQAHLKPSLPILPSSSSAQIRASGLSCPTSQNKPQSLTPTEIQHSEWSLLQKQLENRRTLSSVVKQSEEVFNVFPSNLPEDSWVVSILPENFPISPELRKQLEIHLQNWLIQHRWELPQRIQESLEIRQLQEELPGTCQTKGNDRPSQPSSFTGESSKVAQKVRFQLSQGVGKGLGHILGKVPKDLSRNSESSVVKFQEVNSEESENDLRLLRSDSEIDLLRSLDKNLDNILKGHLGRKLGQNSKGFVPVNVHQSSLDVKHPSSKSDTHAETSSLGILKGWEPCVNTCYRVSFLDPDTQEELEAHITRFWVKHRWGLPLKVLKPINLFKLKKPQPSPMQFVSSPSATYVSESHSTVKFAEFLGKPPQARSGEKVKKEESVPTLIRPLLTPSPVYKENQRVLASSPCDDYHEPSEASLTALEDRSPSQPFKLSIVGRTWKTETVKWTKRDSLKSHPGSTMARNEPREESGGQAVQDPCQRVKMMEANLGPQSLRSKEAREAAEAKESPAFHQQSRVTLETKVLTKPQTTSVHRRNLEAPGASKHSPLTRMSVFQHPGEPCLNTDVASKFKSKVKARSNIQFQHCPKHTCLAVNNLTSPVPPCHPQRLPTRDRLASQTLCVFKAAQRRSLGQQEPKTSKLQDSWKSQSKMRAPTYKREDCRRHKPGEHKESFKELGTSQAGSMRRPAQVWEIVESVRNKCLQVMPEKKRGSQESLFKKKIRLLLKWIFPSRKVKSGDALQKCKPISATAQSEGPVESRSIMNSENAEAQALMTAVGQILEEKMAIHHGLHATKVKEPKQELQALVCRGFCYHRLPSYPQQGKNMGHTACSHQATSKGQSCSIREREVRHQQSSKSVRFDDEQLSPRCLPTSSPKKTLTLVCPCQYGPRIPGAPVHHQHCPRHCHLWGGVLPAQP; from the coding sequence ATGCCCCTCTTGGCTCCTCTGACCAAGCATCATCTGCCTCTGGCCTCCATCATTTCACCAGGCCCGACGACTTCCTCAGTTTCTGTCCATTCACACACATCCCTGAGTACCTCTCAGCCTTTTATTTCCCCAGACATCCTTTCATCCCCGCAAGTTGCTCTTTCCTCACCCCCACCATATCCGCCTGATTCAGAGGCCTGTCCTCTGACAGCCTCCTCTGCCCCACCACTGCTAGACTCCATTTTGACTCTTACTCAGCGTGACTCCTCGATGGCACTACCACTGGGACCTGCCCCACAGAGCTTGTTTCCACATCCTCCTTGGTCAGCTTCTCTTATCCCAGCTATCTCAGGCCTTGGTCACTCACATTGTCCCGTTTCAGCCCTGTCCTGGTGGCAGGCAGCTGCAAAAGCCTTATATCTCTCAACCTCATCAGAGTACAAGTCCCAGAAAAAGCACCTTTCCCACAACCCAGAAGGGGCCTCATTCTGGATAGGCCCCACAGACAGACAAGTAGAGGCTAGTAGCCCTTCTTTGCTCAGCTCTCATGAACAGAAGCTCCTAGATATACAAGTGACAAAGAGAGTTGAGATCAAGatttggaaggaaaaagaaaaagatgaatcaCATCTAAAACAAATGAGCCAAGACTGTCACCTGAATTCTTTGAGGAATATGTTGGAATCTCTGCATGCTGAACAGGACACCACAACCCCCCAGCCTTTCTGGAGCACAAAAGACAAACCAGGGCAGCTGCCTGGTCCTCAGCAGTTCTCATATCCCAAGGTCCTGGGGAACAAGCTACAGCAGAAATATAACCAGCTTTTCTGGGGTCTCCCTTCTCTGCACAGTGAATCTTTGGTGGCTACTGTTTCAATCCCTGAGACCTCTTCTGTACCACAGTCTCCTTTCTTATTCAACAAAATTTCTCATGCCTGCCCAGTTCAAATGCAAGCTAAAATACCTCCACTGCTTTCCCAGTTCCAGCCCTTGTCCCACCTAGAATTCCAGTCTCGACCCTTTATTCCAACAATACCTCAATTCCAGCCCCCACCTCTGGCTCGGATCCAAACCCAAGCACATCTAAAACCCTCTCTCCCAATCCTACCATCTTCTTCTTCAGCCCAGATTAGGGCCTCTGGACTGTCTTGCCCTACATCCCAGAATAAGCCACAGTCTCTTACCCCAACTGAGATTCAACATTCAGAATGGTCTTTGTTGCAGAAGCAACTAGAAAATAGGAGGACTTTATCTTCTGTAGTCAAACAATCTGAGGAAGTCTTTAATGTCTTCCCTTCCAACCTTCCTGAAGACAGCTGGGTGGTCTCCATTCTTCCTGAGAATTTTCCAATCAGTCCAGAGCTCAGGAAGCAGCTGGAAATACATCTCCAAAATTGGCTCATCCAACATCGGTGGGAGCTGCCCCAAAGGATCCAAGAGTCTTTAGAGATAAGGCAGCTTCAGGAAGAATTACCAGGCACATGCCAGACAAAGGGCAACGATAGACCCTCACAACCATCTTCATTTACAGGTGAAAGCAGCAAGGTTGCACAGAAGGTGAGGTTCCAGCTAAGCCAGGGTGTGGGCAAGGGCCTAGGGCATATTCTGGGGAAGGTTCCAAAAGATCTGTCTAGGAACTCAGAAAGCTCTGTAGTGAAGTTTCAGGAGGTGAACTCTGAGGAGTCAGAAAATGACCTAAGGCTCTTGAGGAGTGACTCAGAAATTGATTTACTAAGGAGCTTAGATAAGAATCTAGACAACATTCTGAAAGGCCATTTGGGCAGGAAGTTGGGGCAGAACAGCAAGGGTTTTGTTCCTGTGAATGTACATCAGTCTAGCCTTGATGTCAAGCATCCTTCTTCTAAGTCTGATACTCACGCGGAAACCAGCAGTCTAGGCATCTTGAAGGGTTGGGAACCCTGTGTGAACACCTGTTATAGGGTTTCCTTCCTTGATCCAGACACTCAAGAGGAACTGGAAGCACATATTACAAGGTTTTGGGTAAAGCATAGGTGGGGCCTACCTCTCAAGGTCCTCAAGCCCATAAATCTCTTTAAATTGAAAAAGCCTCAACCCTCCCCCATGCAGTTTGTCTCCTCCCCCTCAGCCACCTATGTATCTGAGTCCCACTCAACAGTAAAATTTGCTGAGTTCCTCGGAAAACCTCCTCAGGCCCGTTCAGGAGAGAAGGTGAAAAAAGAAGAATCAGTTCCCACCCTGATAAGGCCTCTCCTTACCCCCTCACCTGTGTATAAGGAAAATCAGAGGGTGCTGGCCAGTAGCCCATGTGATGACTACCATGAACCCTCAGAGGCTTCTCTGACTGCACTGGAGGACAGGTCACCTTCTCAGCCCTTCAAACTCAGCATTGTGGGAAGAACCTGGAAGACCGAGACTGTGAAATGGACCAAGAGGGACAGCCTGAAGTCACATCCAGGCTCTACAATGGCCAGGAACGAGCCAAGAGAAGAGAGTGGTGGTCAGGCCGTGCAAGACCCCTGCCAAAGGGTAAAAATGATGGAGGCGAACTTAGGACCCCAATCTTTGAGAAGTAAAGAGGCCAGGGAAGCAGCAGAGGCCAAGGAGTCTCCTGCTTTTCATCAACAGTCTAGAGTTACATTGGAAACCAAAGTGTTAACAAAACCCCAAACCACAAGTGTACACAGGAGGAATTTAGAGGCCCCAGGGGCCAGTAAACATTCCCCACTCACTAGAATGTCTGTTTTCCAACATCCAGGTGAGCCATGCCTTAACACGGACGTTGCTAGTAAGTTTAAATCCAAAGTAAAGGCACGGTCAAACATCCAGTTTCAACACTGTCCCAAACACACATGCCTTGCTGTAAACAACTTGACTTCTCCAGTGCCTCCTTGCCATCCCCAGAGATTACCCACCAGAGACAGATTAGCTTCCCAGACACTGTGTGTCTTTAAGGCAGCCCAAAGGAGAAGCCTAGGGCAGCAGGAGCCCAAAACTTCAAAACTTCAGGATTCATGGAAGAGCCAGAGCAAGATGAGAGCTCCTACTTATAAAAGAGAGGACTGTAGGAGGCATAAACCAGGAGAGCATAAGGAAAGCTTCAAAGAATTAGGGACCTCTCAAGCTGGAAGTATGAGACGCCCTGCCCAGGTCTGGGAAATAGTAGAGTCTGTTCGAAACAAATGTCTCCAAGTCATGCCAGAGAAGAAACGCGGTTCTCAAGAAAGCCTCTTCAAAAAAAAGATAAGGCTACTTTTAAAGTGGATTTTCCCCAGTAGAAAAGTTAAAAGTGGCGATGCCCTGCAAAAATGCAAGCCCATATCGGCCACTGCCCAAAGCGAAGGACCAGTCGAAAGTAGATCAATCATGAACAGTGAGAACGCTGAGGCTCAGGCACTTATGACAGCTGTTGGACAGATCCTAGAAGAAAAAATGGCAATTCACCATGGACTTCATGCCACAAAGGTAAAAGAACCCAAACAGGAACTCCAAGCCCTGGTGTGTAGGGGTTTCTGCTACCATAGGCTTCCCTCCTACCCACAGCAAGGGAAAAATATGGGTCATACAGCCTGTAGTCATCAAGCCACCTCCAAGGGCCAGAGTTGTTCTATCAGAGAAAGGGAAGTCAGACATCAACAGAGCTCAAAAAGTGTAAGATTCGATGATGAGCAGCTGAGCCCAAGGTGCCTCCCAACCTCATCCCCCAAGAAGACTCTGACTCTGGTCTGTCCCTGTCAGTATGGACCAAGGATTCCAGGTGCCCCCGTCCACCATCAACACTGTCCAAGGCACTGTCATCTTTGGGGAGGTGTCTTGCCTGCTCAACCATAA